Proteins encoded in a region of the Natronorubrum halophilum genome:
- a CDS encoding DUF7472 family protein → MLDRDQIIEIAVAVASVLLMLSAMFGIGSQYGTDNGTLSPEGGEMLVIAIIGFILLLTTVGLVLAFLMNEPEDELEPDDDADAKSAV, encoded by the coding sequence ATGCTCGACCGCGACCAAATCATCGAAATCGCCGTGGCCGTCGCCTCCGTTCTCTTGATGCTCAGCGCCATGTTCGGAATCGGATCCCAGTACGGAACCGACAACGGGACGCTGTCGCCAGAAGGCGGCGAGATGCTCGTCATCGCTATCATCGGCTTTATTCTCCTGTTGACCACCGTCGGGCTCGTCCTCGCGTTCCTGATGAACGAACCCGAAGACGAACTCGAACCGGACGACGATGCGGACGCAAAAAGTGCGGTCTGA